One window from the genome of Malus domestica chromosome 01, GDT2T_hap1 encodes:
- the LOC103440824 gene encoding triosephosphate isomerase, cytosolic-like, protein MGRKFFVGGNWKCNGTFNEVKKIVNILNKGQVPSQDIVKFMISPPYVFIPVAKSLLRPDFHVAAQNCWVKKGGAFTDEVSAKMLVNLEVPWVILGHSERRLILDESNEFVADKVAYVLSQ, encoded by the coding sequence ATGGGCAGGAAGTTCTTCGTCGGCGGCAACTGGAAATGCAACGGAACCTTCAATGAGGTGAAAAAGATCGTCAACATACTGAACAAGGGACAAGTTCCATCGCAAGACATTGTGAAGTTTATGATTAGCCCACCGTATGTGTTTATTCCAGTAGCGAAAAGTTTGTTGAGGCCCGATTTCCATGTCGCGGCACAAAACTGTTGGGTCAAGAAGGGTGGTGCCTTCACTGATGAAGTTAGTGCTAAGATGCTAGTCAATCTCGAAGTTCCTTGGGTCATTCTGGGTCATTCCGAAAGAAGACTTATTTTGGATGAATCCAATGAGTTTGTTGCGGACAAGGTTGCGTATGTACTTTCTCAATGA
- the LOC103420136 gene encoding NADP-dependent malic enzyme-like — translation RSPKQNYGEKVIVQFEDFANHNAFELLAKYRASHLVFNDDIQGTASVVLAGVVAALKLIGGSLSEHRFLFLGAGEAGTGIAELIALEISKRTKVHVGETRKKIWLVDSKGLIVISRKDSLQHFTQPWAHEHEPVDNLLDAVKAIKPTVLIGSSGVGRTFTKEVIEAVSSFNEKPLILALSNPTSQSECTAEEAYTYSVGRAIFASGSPFDPVEYKDKVFVPGQSNNAYIFPGFGLGLVISGAIRVHDDMLLAASEALAGQVFEENFAQGLIYPPLSNIRKISAQVAANVAAKAYDLGVATRLPRPENLVKHAESCMYSPVYRNYR, via the coding sequence AGAAGTCCCAAGCAGAACTATGGTGAAAAAGTTATTGTACAGTTCGAAGATTTTGCAAACCACAATGCTTTCGAGCTGCTGGCCAAATATAGAGCATCTCATCTCGTCTTCAATGATGACATACAGGGGACGGCATCTGTAGTTCTTGCAGGAGTTGTGGCAGCACTGAAGTTAATCGGTGGTTCCCTGTCTGAGCATAGGTTTTTGTTCCTTGGTGCTGGAGAAGCTGGTACCGGTATAGCAGAACTAATAGCTCTTGAGATCTCGAAAAGGACAAAAGTTCATGTGGGAGAAACCCGTAAGAAGATCTGGCTTGTTGATTCAAAAGGATTGATTGTTATCTCTCGTAAAGATTCTCTTCAACATTTTACGCAGCCTTGGGCTCATGAGCATGAGCCTGTTGATAATCTTTTGGATGCGGTCAAGGCAATTAAACCAACAGTTCTTATTGGATCATCTGGTGTTGGAAGAACATTTACAAAGGAGGTGATTGAAGCAGTATCGTCCTTCAATGAGAAACCTCTCATTTTGGCTCTTTCCAACCCAACATCACAATCTGAATGTACCGCTGAAGAAGCTTATACTTACAGTGTGGGTCGCGCAATTTTTGCCAGCGGAAGCCCATTTGATCCTGTTGAGTACAAGGACAAAGTTTTTGTTCCTGGCCAGTCCAACAATGCATACATTTTTCCTGGATTTGGTCTGGGTTTGGTTATCTCTGGAGCAATCCGTGTTCACGATGACATGCTTCTGGCAGCCTCGGAAGCCTTGGCGGGGCAAGTTTTCGAGGAGAATTTTGCACAGGGGCTGATCTATCCACCATTGTCGAACATCAGAAAGATTTCTGCCCAAGTAGCTGCTAATGTAGCTGCCAAGGCATATGACCTTGGCGTGGCTACGCGTCTCCCTCGTCCTGAGAATCTTGTGAAGCATGCCGAGAGTTGCATGTACAGTCCCGTCTACAGAAACTACCGCTAA
- the LOC103416152 gene encoding auxin response factor 18 isoform X2 has translation MAHLECDSSISRAETGLGGDDLYTELWKLCAGPLVDVPRPGDKVFYFPQGHMEQLEASTNQELNQQIPLFNLPSKILCSVVNIRLLAEQETDEVYAQITLHPEADQSEPTSPDPCKPEAPKPTVHWFCKILTASDTSTHGGFSVLRKHATECLPPLDMNQATPTQELIAKDLHGYEWKFKHIFRGQPRRHLLTTGWSTFVTSKRLVAGDAFVFLRGDNGELRVGVRRLARQQSQMPLSVISSQSMHLGVLATASHALMTKTLFVVYSKPRTSQFIVCLNKYLEAINNKFSLGMRFRMRFEGEESPERRFTGTIVEVGDLSPQWLESKWRSLKVQWDEHAAVQRPERVSPWDIELFVASAPLNLAQPVVKSKRPRPVEIASSVTTNSAASAFWYHSSPQTTELNQLGGVPEVQSSSSQIVWPMRQKESNSSSYSSARVCSDGIWPSSPNVTVSLCLFPDSKESNKNVTIGSVLSSFASPITSKPNNVPMHDQVENGKKSDTSGFRLFGCNLTNNTKTTCPQELVFKTMPSGAKGPIPADAFESDQILDVSKLSKEQKQVILEASPKETQGKQGLTLSMRTRTKVQMQGVAVGRALDLTALKGYDHLIDELEKMFEIKGELRPQNKWAVVFTDDENDMMLMGDDQWPDFCKLVKKIFIYSSDEVQKMNRFKLQSSSLDCEGTVSMDSERRLEHD, from the exons ATGGCACACCTCGAGTGTGACTCCTCGATTTCTCGTGCGGAAACAG GTTTGGGAGGTGATGATCTGTATACAGAGCTATGGAAGTTGTGTGCAGGGCCTCTGGTGGATGTACCAAGGCCTGGAGATAAGGTCTTCTACTTTCCTCAAGGTCATATGGAACAA cTGGAAGCATCAACAAATCAGGAACTGAACCAGCAAATCCCTCTCTTTAATCTTCCCTCAAAGATCCTTTGTAGTGTGGTCAATATTCGATTACTG GCAGAACAAGAAACAGATGAGGTTTATGCTCAAATCACTTTGCATCCAGAAGCAGAT CAAAGTGAACCTACAAGTCCTGATCCATGCAAACCCGAAGCTCCAAAGCCAACGGTTCACTGGTTTTGCAAGATTTTGACAGCTTCCGATACAAGCACCCATGGAGGGTTCTCAGTCCTTCGAAAGCATGCCACCGAGTGCTTACCTCCGTTG gACATGAACCAAGCAACTCCAACTCAGGAGTTAATCGCCAAAGATCTTCATGGGTATGAGTGGAAATTTAAGCACATCTTTAGAG GTCAACCGCGGAGGCATTTACTTACCACAGGATGGAGTACATTCGTCACTTCAAAAAGATTGGTTGCTGGTGACGCCTTTGTGTTTTTGAG GGGTGACAATGGGGAATTACGGGTTGGGGTTCGGCGTCTAGCTCGTCAACAGAGTCAGATGCCATTATCTGTGATATCAAGCCAGAGCATGCATCTTGGAGTGCTTGCAACTGCTTCGCATGCTCTTATGACCAAAACACTGTTTGTTGTGTATTCCAAGCCAAG GACTAGCCAGTTCATTGTTTGCTTAAACAAATATCTGGAGGCCATCAACAATAAATTCTCGCTTGGGATGCGCTTCAGGATGCGATTTGAGGGAGAAGAATCTCCTGAAAGAAG GTTCACAGGCACAATAGTTGAGGTTGGGGATTTATCTCCTCAGTGGTTGGAGTCTAAATGGCGATCGTTGAAG GTTCAATGGGATGAGCATGCTGCAGTTCAAAGGCCAGAGAGGGTTTCTCCTTGGGATATTGAACTTTTTGTAGCTTCTGCTCCTTTAAATCTTGCTCAACCAGTGGTAAAGAGTAAAAGGCCTCGGCCTGTAGAAATTGCTTCATCTG TTACCACCAATTCAGCTGCTTCAGCATTTTGGTATCATAGCTCACCCCAGACCACAGAGTTAAACCAATTAGGTGGTGTTCCGGAAGTCCAAAGCTCTAGTAGTCAGATTGTCTGGCCTATGAGGCAGAAAGAAAGCAATAGCAGCAGTTACTCTAGCGCAAGGGTATGCTCAGATGGCATCTGGCCTTCTTCCCCgaacgtgactgtttctttgtGCCTTTTCCCAGACTCAAAGGAAAGCAACAAGAATGTAACTATAGGGTCTGTGCTCTCTAGCTTTGCCTCCCCAATTACCTCAAAGCCAAATAATGTCCCGATGCATGACCAGGTTGAAAACGGGAAAAAATCTGACACTTCAGGTTTTAGGTTGTTTGGTTGCAATTTGACAAACAACACTAAAACAACTTGTCCTCAAGAGCTAGTGTTTAAAACAATGCCGTCTGGTGCCAAAGGACCTATTCCAGCTGATGCATTTGAATCCGATCAGATTCTGGATGTTTCGAAGCTGTCAAAAGAGCAGAAACAAGTAATCTTGGAGGCCTCACCAAAAGAAACACAGGGCAAGCAAGGATTGACTCTTTCAATGAGAACTCGCACTAAG GTGCAAATGCAAGGGGTTGCTGTTGGTCGTGCTTTGGACTTGACTGCATTGAAAGGCTACGATCATCTAATTGATGAGCTAGAGAAAATGTTTGAGATCAAAGGGGAGCTTCGTCCACAGAACAAATGGGCAGTTGTTTTCACGGATGATGAAAATGACATGATGCTTATGGGCGATGATCAATGGCC AGACTTCTGTAAGCTGGTGAagaagatatttatatattcaagCGACGAGGTACAGAAGATGAACAGATTCAAGCTTCAGAGTTCATCTTTAGATTGTGAAGGGACGGTAAGCATGGATTCTGAGCGTAGATTGGAACATGATTAG
- the LOC103416152 gene encoding auxin response factor 18 isoform X1 yields MAHLECDSSISRAETGLGGDDLYTELWKLCAGPLVDVPRPGDKVFYFPQGHMEQLEASTNQELNQQIPLFNLPSKILCSVVNIRLLAEQETDEVYAQITLHPEADQSEPTSPDPCKPEAPKPTVHWFCKILTASDTSTHGGFSVLRKHATECLPPLDMNQATPTQELIAKDLHGYEWKFKHIFRGQPRRHLLTTGWSTFVTSKRLVAGDAFVFLRGDNGELRVGVRRLARQQSQMPLSVISSQSMHLGVLATASHALMTKTLFVVYSKPRTSQFIVCLNKYLEAINNKFSLGMRFRMRFEGEESPERRFTGTIVEVGDLSPQWLESKWRSLKVQWDEHAAVQRPERVSPWDIELFVASAPLNLAQPVVKSKRPRPVEIASSEVTTNSAASAFWYHSSPQTTELNQLGGVPEVQSSSSQIVWPMRQKESNSSSYSSARVCSDGIWPSSPNVTVSLCLFPDSKESNKNVTIGSVLSSFASPITSKPNNVPMHDQVENGKKSDTSGFRLFGCNLTNNTKTTCPQELVFKTMPSGAKGPIPADAFESDQILDVSKLSKEQKQVILEASPKETQGKQGLTLSMRTRTKVQMQGVAVGRALDLTALKGYDHLIDELEKMFEIKGELRPQNKWAVVFTDDENDMMLMGDDQWPDFCKLVKKIFIYSSDEVQKMNRFKLQSSSLDCEGTVSMDSERRLEHD; encoded by the exons ATGGCACACCTCGAGTGTGACTCCTCGATTTCTCGTGCGGAAACAG GTTTGGGAGGTGATGATCTGTATACAGAGCTATGGAAGTTGTGTGCAGGGCCTCTGGTGGATGTACCAAGGCCTGGAGATAAGGTCTTCTACTTTCCTCAAGGTCATATGGAACAA cTGGAAGCATCAACAAATCAGGAACTGAACCAGCAAATCCCTCTCTTTAATCTTCCCTCAAAGATCCTTTGTAGTGTGGTCAATATTCGATTACTG GCAGAACAAGAAACAGATGAGGTTTATGCTCAAATCACTTTGCATCCAGAAGCAGAT CAAAGTGAACCTACAAGTCCTGATCCATGCAAACCCGAAGCTCCAAAGCCAACGGTTCACTGGTTTTGCAAGATTTTGACAGCTTCCGATACAAGCACCCATGGAGGGTTCTCAGTCCTTCGAAAGCATGCCACCGAGTGCTTACCTCCGTTG gACATGAACCAAGCAACTCCAACTCAGGAGTTAATCGCCAAAGATCTTCATGGGTATGAGTGGAAATTTAAGCACATCTTTAGAG GTCAACCGCGGAGGCATTTACTTACCACAGGATGGAGTACATTCGTCACTTCAAAAAGATTGGTTGCTGGTGACGCCTTTGTGTTTTTGAG GGGTGACAATGGGGAATTACGGGTTGGGGTTCGGCGTCTAGCTCGTCAACAGAGTCAGATGCCATTATCTGTGATATCAAGCCAGAGCATGCATCTTGGAGTGCTTGCAACTGCTTCGCATGCTCTTATGACCAAAACACTGTTTGTTGTGTATTCCAAGCCAAG GACTAGCCAGTTCATTGTTTGCTTAAACAAATATCTGGAGGCCATCAACAATAAATTCTCGCTTGGGATGCGCTTCAGGATGCGATTTGAGGGAGAAGAATCTCCTGAAAGAAG GTTCACAGGCACAATAGTTGAGGTTGGGGATTTATCTCCTCAGTGGTTGGAGTCTAAATGGCGATCGTTGAAG GTTCAATGGGATGAGCATGCTGCAGTTCAAAGGCCAGAGAGGGTTTCTCCTTGGGATATTGAACTTTTTGTAGCTTCTGCTCCTTTAAATCTTGCTCAACCAGTGGTAAAGAGTAAAAGGCCTCGGCCTGTAGAAATTGCTTCATCTG AAGTTACCACCAATTCAGCTGCTTCAGCATTTTGGTATCATAGCTCACCCCAGACCACAGAGTTAAACCAATTAGGTGGTGTTCCGGAAGTCCAAAGCTCTAGTAGTCAGATTGTCTGGCCTATGAGGCAGAAAGAAAGCAATAGCAGCAGTTACTCTAGCGCAAGGGTATGCTCAGATGGCATCTGGCCTTCTTCCCCgaacgtgactgtttctttgtGCCTTTTCCCAGACTCAAAGGAAAGCAACAAGAATGTAACTATAGGGTCTGTGCTCTCTAGCTTTGCCTCCCCAATTACCTCAAAGCCAAATAATGTCCCGATGCATGACCAGGTTGAAAACGGGAAAAAATCTGACACTTCAGGTTTTAGGTTGTTTGGTTGCAATTTGACAAACAACACTAAAACAACTTGTCCTCAAGAGCTAGTGTTTAAAACAATGCCGTCTGGTGCCAAAGGACCTATTCCAGCTGATGCATTTGAATCCGATCAGATTCTGGATGTTTCGAAGCTGTCAAAAGAGCAGAAACAAGTAATCTTGGAGGCCTCACCAAAAGAAACACAGGGCAAGCAAGGATTGACTCTTTCAATGAGAACTCGCACTAAG GTGCAAATGCAAGGGGTTGCTGTTGGTCGTGCTTTGGACTTGACTGCATTGAAAGGCTACGATCATCTAATTGATGAGCTAGAGAAAATGTTTGAGATCAAAGGGGAGCTTCGTCCACAGAACAAATGGGCAGTTGTTTTCACGGATGATGAAAATGACATGATGCTTATGGGCGATGATCAATGGCC AGACTTCTGTAAGCTGGTGAagaagatatttatatattcaagCGACGAGGTACAGAAGATGAACAGATTCAAGCTTCAGAGTTCATCTTTAGATTGTGAAGGGACGGTAAGCATGGATTCTGAGCGTAGATTGGAACATGATTAG